In Nerophis lumbriciformis linkage group LG04, RoL_Nlum_v2.1, whole genome shotgun sequence, a single window of DNA contains:
- the LOC133599631 gene encoding myelin-associated glycoprotein isoform X2 — MLLCSRHRDLRSVNMTVKEETDNNNMIASCSVTHSCPASPPVFSWSCSGQQQYEAQVLTNGQWKATSTLTFTPHANNKDKHVECSVTYKGGQQQKESRPLNIKYAPVDVKVEYKVDVKEGDDVRLKCSCDANPPASSYEWHDDLGARLYRGPSFNLLNVSRHMGVLYCTAINVIGKTQSGPLQLDVAYAPVIKASSCSSERNMVKCVCIAESNPPSSVHFLLPNGTALPEPEVEIQKPLTNVTLQTLLPSFGLVYCVVKNRVGSARVNITLAGKMPDLYIYIISAAGAVGVMMVIIVIIVMAKKCGRTSNISALQAQKTVAPLQTVTKGARKKASCGQTSMYSDHTYGNLGEVEWTADCNAIYSNL; from the exons atgctgctctgctCACGTCacc GTGACCTAAGATCTGTCAATATGACTGTGAAGGAAGAAACGGACAATAACAACATGATTGCATCCTGTTCTGTCACACACTCATGCCCCGCATCTCCCCCGGTCTTCTCCTGGAGTTGCTCTGGACAACAACAATATGAAGCACAAGTGCTGACCAATGGTCAATGGAAAGCTACTTCCACCTTGACTTTTACTCCCCATGCTAACAACAAGGACAAGCATGTGGAATGTTCTGTGACATACAAGGGAGGACAGCAACAGAAAGAATCCCGCCCCCTAAACATCAAAT ATGCACctgtggatgtcaaagttgaataCAAAGTGGACGTCAAGGAGGGAGATGACGTGCGCCTGAAATGCAGCTGTGACGCGAACCCTCCTGCCAGCAGCTACGAGTGGCACGACGACCTGGGTGCTCGCCTTTACAGAGGGCCCTCCTTCAATCTGCTTAATGTGTCCAGACACATGGGTGTCCTTTACTGTACTGCCATCAACGTCATTGGGAAAACTCAATCAGGGCCATTGCAGCTTGATGTGGCAT ATGCCCCTGTTATTAAAGCTTCTTCCTGTTCCTCAGAGCGAAATATGGTCAAGTGTGTGTGCATTGCAGAGTCCAACCCCCCCAGCAGTGTCCACTTTCTGCTTCCCAACGGCACCGCTCTACCAGAACCCGAAGTAGAGATACAAAAGCCACTTACCAACGTGACTCTGCAGACACTTTTGCCTTCTTTTGGCTTGGTCTACTGTGTGGTGAAGAACAGAGTAGGCAGTGCACGCGTCAACATCACTTTAGCTG gaAAAATGCCAGatctttatatttatattatcagTGCAGCTGGAGCAGTTGGGGTGATGATGGTGATAATTGTCATAATAGTGATGGCGAAAAAATG TGGGCGAACAAGCAACATATCTGCTCTGCAGGCCCAGAAAACTGTGGCTCCCCTTCAAACTGTCACAAAAGGAGCAA GGAAAAAGGCGTCGTGCGGTCAGACAAGCATGTACAGTGATCATACCTATGGAAACTTGGGAGAG GTTGAGTGGACTGCAGACTGCAATGCAATTTACAGCAACCTGTAA
- the LOC133599631 gene encoding myelin-associated glycoprotein isoform X3 encodes MTVKEETDNNNMIASCSVTHSCPASPPVFSWSCSGQQQYEAQVLTNGQWKATSTLTFTPHANNKDKHVECSVTYKGGQQQKESRPLNIKYAPVDVKVEYKVDVKEGDDVRLKCSCDANPPASSYEWHDDLGARLYRGPSFNLLNVSRHMGVLYCTAINVIGKTQSGPLQLDVAYAPVIKASSCSSERNMVKCVCIAESNPPSSVHFLLPNGTALPEPEVEIQKPLTNVTLQTLLPSFGLVYCVVKNRVGSARVNITLAGKMPDLYIYIISAAGAVGVMMVIIVIIVMAKKCGRTSNISALQAQKTVAPLQTVTKGARKKASCGQTSMYSDHTYGNLGEVEWTADCNAIYSNL; translated from the exons ATGACTGTGAAGGAAGAAACGGACAATAACAACATGATTGCATCCTGTTCTGTCACACACTCATGCCCCGCATCTCCCCCGGTCTTCTCCTGGAGTTGCTCTGGACAACAACAATATGAAGCACAAGTGCTGACCAATGGTCAATGGAAAGCTACTTCCACCTTGACTTTTACTCCCCATGCTAACAACAAGGACAAGCATGTGGAATGTTCTGTGACATACAAGGGAGGACAGCAACAGAAAGAATCCCGCCCCCTAAACATCAAAT ATGCACctgtggatgtcaaagttgaataCAAAGTGGACGTCAAGGAGGGAGATGACGTGCGCCTGAAATGCAGCTGTGACGCGAACCCTCCTGCCAGCAGCTACGAGTGGCACGACGACCTGGGTGCTCGCCTTTACAGAGGGCCCTCCTTCAATCTGCTTAATGTGTCCAGACACATGGGTGTCCTTTACTGTACTGCCATCAACGTCATTGGGAAAACTCAATCAGGGCCATTGCAGCTTGATGTGGCAT ATGCCCCTGTTATTAAAGCTTCTTCCTGTTCCTCAGAGCGAAATATGGTCAAGTGTGTGTGCATTGCAGAGTCCAACCCCCCCAGCAGTGTCCACTTTCTGCTTCCCAACGGCACCGCTCTACCAGAACCCGAAGTAGAGATACAAAAGCCACTTACCAACGTGACTCTGCAGACACTTTTGCCTTCTTTTGGCTTGGTCTACTGTGTGGTGAAGAACAGAGTAGGCAGTGCACGCGTCAACATCACTTTAGCTG gaAAAATGCCAGatctttatatttatattatcagTGCAGCTGGAGCAGTTGGGGTGATGATGGTGATAATTGTCATAATAGTGATGGCGAAAAAATG TGGGCGAACAAGCAACATATCTGCTCTGCAGGCCCAGAAAACTGTGGCTCCCCTTCAAACTGTCACAAAAGGAGCAA GGAAAAAGGCGTCGTGCGGTCAGACAAGCATGTACAGTGATCATACCTATGGAAACTTGGGAGAG GTTGAGTGGACTGCAGACTGCAATGCAATTTACAGCAACCTGTAA